One stretch of Comamonas testosteroni DNA includes these proteins:
- a CDS encoding peroxiredoxin: MIKVGDALPAVTLMEYVEVEGNGCSLGPNPVKLPEALAGKTIAVFAVPGAFTPTCSEKHLPGYVAKAEELKAAGVDEIWCLAVNDAFVMGAWGRDQKVAGKVRMIADGDAAFAKATGLTLDLNGKGLGLRANRFSMLVKDGKVATLNVEAPGKFEVSDADTMLAQAKA, translated from the coding sequence ATGATTAAAGTTGGTGATGCCCTGCCCGCAGTGACCTTGATGGAATATGTGGAAGTGGAAGGCAATGGCTGCAGCCTCGGCCCCAACCCCGTGAAGCTGCCCGAAGCTCTGGCCGGCAAGACTATTGCCGTGTTTGCCGTGCCCGGTGCATTCACGCCCACCTGCTCCGAAAAGCACCTGCCAGGCTATGTGGCCAAGGCCGAAGAACTCAAGGCTGCTGGCGTCGATGAAATCTGGTGCCTGGCCGTGAACGATGCTTTCGTGATGGGCGCCTGGGGCCGCGATCAGAAGGTGGCTGGCAAGGTGCGCATGATTGCCGACGGCGATGCGGCCTTTGCCAAGGCGACCGGCCTGACGCTGGACCTGAACGGCAAGGGCCTGGGCCTGCGTGCCAATCGCTTCTCGATGCTGGTCAAGGACGGCAAGGTCGCGACCCTGAACGTGGAAGCCCCCGGCAAGTTCGAAGTCAGCGATGCCGACACCATGCTGGCTCAGGCCAAGGCTTGA
- the rpsS gene encoding 30S ribosomal protein S19: MTRSLKKGPFVDHHLLAKVEKAIATKDKKPVKTWSRRSMVLPEFIGLTIAVHNGKQHVPVYVTDQMVGHKLGEFALTRTFKGHPADKKAKK; the protein is encoded by the coding sequence ATGACTCGTTCTCTTAAAAAGGGTCCGTTTGTTGACCATCACTTGCTGGCCAAGGTCGAAAAGGCCATCGCCACCAAGGACAAGAAGCCAGTGAAGACCTGGTCGCGTCGCTCCATGGTCCTGCCCGAGTTCATCGGTCTGACCATTGCCGTGCACAACGGCAAGCAACACGTGCCGGTTTATGTGACTGACCAGATGGTCGGCCACAAGCTGGGTGAATTCGCGCTGACTCGTACCTTCAAGGGTCACCCTGCGGACAAGAAAGCCAAGAAGTAA
- the rplC gene encoding 50S ribosomal protein L3, whose amino-acid sequence MSLSNSLGLLGRKVGMMRLFTDDGDAVPVTVVDVSNNRVTQVKTQENDGYVALQVTFGARKASRVTKPQAGHLAKAGVEAGEVTREFRVTDETAGKYAAGAVLPVAELFSVGQKVDVQGTSIGKGYAGTIKRHNFSSQRASHGNSRSHNVPGSIGMAQDPGRVFPGKRMTGHMGDETVTTQNLDVVRIDEARQLLLIKGAIPGAKGGFVSVRPAIKAKASKGAN is encoded by the coding sequence ATGAGTCTGAGCAACTCCCTGGGGTTGCTGGGTCGCAAGGTGGGCATGATGCGTCTGTTCACTGATGATGGGGACGCAGTGCCTGTCACAGTGGTGGATGTTTCTAACAACCGCGTGACTCAGGTCAAAACCCAAGAGAACGATGGCTATGTGGCCCTGCAGGTCACTTTCGGTGCACGCAAGGCTTCTCGCGTGACCAAGCCTCAAGCCGGCCACCTCGCCAAGGCGGGTGTCGAAGCCGGTGAAGTGACCCGTGAATTCCGTGTGACTGATGAAACCGCTGGCAAGTATGCCGCTGGTGCCGTTCTGCCTGTGGCAGAACTGTTCAGCGTTGGCCAGAAGGTGGACGTGCAAGGCACTTCCATCGGTAAGGGCTACGCCGGCACGATCAAGCGCCACAACTTCAGTTCGCAGCGCGCTTCGCACGGTAACAGCCGTTCGCACAATGTCCCCGGTTCTATCGGTATGGCACAAGACCCCGGTCGCGTGTTCCCCGGTAAGCGTATGACCGGCCACATGGGCGACGAAACCGTCACTACTCAAAACCTCGACGTGGTTCGTATCGACGAAGCACGCCAACTGCTGTTGATCAAGGGTGCCATTCCTGGTGCCAAGGGTGGCTTCGTTTCCGTGCGCCCCGCGATCAAGGCTAAAGCTTCCAAAGGAGCGAACTAA
- a CDS encoding GNAT family N-acetyltransferase yields the protein MDKPAVDLLTPSLEEMGAVRQIFQEYADSLNIDLEFQGFESELAALPGEYAAPRGQILLARVDGSIAGCCALRPLDDSDYPNAAEMKRLFVRKAFRGFGLGRQLAETMLDIARQAGYDHVLLDTLDDMESARALYVDLGFESIEPYYHNPLPGAHYLKANLF from the coding sequence GTGGACAAGCCTGCCGTGGACTTGCTGACGCCCAGCCTGGAGGAAATGGGTGCTGTGCGCCAGATCTTCCAAGAGTATGCGGACAGCCTGAACATCGACCTGGAATTTCAAGGATTCGAATCTGAACTCGCCGCCCTCCCTGGGGAATATGCTGCGCCCCGTGGACAGATTCTGCTGGCTCGCGTGGATGGCAGCATTGCGGGCTGCTGCGCGCTGCGCCCTCTGGACGACTCCGACTACCCCAATGCCGCCGAGATGAAGCGCCTGTTCGTGCGCAAGGCGTTTCGTGGCTTTGGCCTGGGGCGCCAACTGGCCGAAACCATGCTCGACATAGCCCGCCAGGCCGGCTATGACCATGTGCTGCTCGACACCCTGGACGACATGGAGTCTGCCCGCGCCCTCTATGTGGATCTGGGCTTCGAGTCGATCGAGCCCTACTATCACAACCCGCTTCCAGGGGCGCACTACCTCAAGGCGAACCTGTTCTGA
- the rplW gene encoding 50S ribosomal protein L23: protein MSTTKFDEGRLMQVLVAPIVSEKATLVAEKSNAVTFKVLQNATKPEIKAAVELMFKVEVAGVSVVNTKGKTKRFGKTVGRRDNVRKAYVMLKPGQELNLSGEAA, encoded by the coding sequence ATGAGCACTACCAAGTTTGACGAAGGTCGTCTGATGCAAGTGCTGGTCGCTCCCATCGTGTCCGAAAAGGCCACTCTGGTTGCTGAAAAGTCCAATGCTGTGACATTCAAGGTGCTGCAGAACGCTACCAAGCCCGAAATCAAGGCCGCTGTGGAATTGATGTTCAAGGTTGAAGTGGCTGGCGTGTCTGTGGTGAACACCAAGGGCAAGACCAAGCGCTTTGGCAAGACCGTTGGCCGTCGCGACAATGTGCGCAAGGCTTACGTGATGCTCAAGCCCGGTCAAGAGCTGAACCTGTCCGGGGAGGCTGCGTAA
- the rpsJ gene encoding 30S ribosomal protein S10 gives MSKQKIRIRLKAFDYKLIDQSAAEIVDTAKRTGAIVKGPVPLPTRMKRFDILRSPHVNKTSRDQFEIRTHQRLMDIVDPTDKTVDALMKLDLPAGVDVEIKLQ, from the coding sequence ATGTCTAAGCAAAAAATCCGCATCCGTCTGAAGGCTTTCGATTACAAGCTGATCGATCAGTCTGCAGCCGAAATCGTTGATACCGCCAAGCGTACCGGCGCCATCGTCAAGGGTCCCGTGCCCCTGCCGACACGCATGAAGCGCTTCGACATCCTGCGTTCGCCTCACGTCAACAAGACCAGCCGTGACCAGTTCGAAATCCGTACGCACCAGCGTCTGATGGACATCGTGGATCCGACTGACAAGACTGTTGACGCTCTGATGAAGCTGGACCTGCCCGCAGGTGTGGACGTCGAGATCAAACTGCAATAA
- the rpsL gene encoding 30S ribosomal protein S12 has protein sequence MPTINQLVRQGRTVEVVKSKSPAMENCPQRRGVCTRVYTTTPKKPNSALRKVAKVRLTNGFEVISYIGGEGHNLQEHSVVLVRGGRVKDLPGVRYHIVRGSLDLQGVKDRKQARSKYGAKKPKAK, from the coding sequence ATGCCAACCATTAACCAACTCGTGCGTCAGGGCCGCACGGTCGAAGTTGTTAAATCCAAGAGCCCTGCTATGGAAAACTGCCCCCAGCGCCGTGGCGTGTGCACCCGTGTGTACACCACCACTCCCAAGAAGCCTAACTCGGCTCTGCGTAAGGTGGCCAAGGTTCGTCTGACCAACGGTTTCGAAGTGATTTCGTACATCGGCGGTGAAGGCCACAACCTGCAAGAGCACAGCGTTGTGCTGGTGCGCGGTGGTCGTGTGAAGGACTTGCCCGGTGTGCGTTACCACATCGTGCGCGGTTCCCTGGACCTGCAAGGCGTCAAGGACCGTAAGCAAGCTCGCTCCAAGTACGGTGCCAAGAAGCCTAAGGCTAAGTAA
- the rplD gene encoding 50S ribosomal protein L4, which yields MQLELLNEQGQAASKVEAPETVFGREFNEDLVHQLVTAYRANARQGTRAQKDREQVRHTTAKPFKQKGTGRARAGMSSSPLWRGGGRIFPNLPEENFSQKINKKMYRAGMASILSQLAREGRLAVVESLTLDTPKTKVLADKFKAMNLSSSVMVIAEEIDENLYLASRNLKNVFVVEPRYADPVSLVHYKKVLVTKGAIDKLKEMFA from the coding sequence ATGCAGCTCGAACTCCTGAATGAACAAGGCCAGGCCGCTTCCAAGGTGGAAGCTCCCGAGACTGTGTTCGGTCGTGAATTCAACGAAGATCTGGTCCACCAGCTGGTGACTGCCTACCGTGCCAACGCACGTCAAGGCACTCGCGCCCAGAAGGACCGTGAACAAGTGCGTCACACCACTGCCAAGCCTTTCAAGCAAAAGGGTACAGGCCGTGCACGTGCTGGTATGTCCTCCTCGCCTCTGTGGCGTGGCGGCGGTCGCATCTTCCCCAATCTGCCCGAAGAAAACTTCTCGCAGAAGATCAACAAGAAGATGTACCGCGCCGGTATGGCTTCCATCCTGTCTCAGCTGGCCCGCGAAGGCCGTCTGGCAGTTGTGGAATCCCTGACGCTGGATACCCCCAAGACCAAGGTGCTGGCAGACAAGTTCAAGGCTATGAACCTGTCTTCGTCGGTGATGGTGATCGCTGAAGAAATCGACGAGAACCTGTACCTGGCATCCCGCAATCTGAAGAACGTGTTCGTGGTTGAGCCGCGCTATGCAGACCCCGTGTCGCTGGTGCACTACAAGAAAGTGCTCGTCACCAAGGGTGCGATCGACAAACTCAAGGAGATGTTCGCATGA
- the fusA gene encoding elongation factor G, with translation MARKTPIERYRNIGISAHIDAGKTTTTERILFYTGVTHKLGEVHDGAATTDWMEQEQERGITITSAAVTCFWKGMDLSYPEHRFNIIDTPGHVDFTIEVERSMRVLDGACMVYCAVGGVQPQSETVWRQANKYKVPRLAFVNKMDRTGANFFKVYEGMKTRLNANPVPVVIPIGAEENFQGVVDLVKMKAIIWDEASQGMKFEYQDIPAELVETANKWRENLVEAAAEASEELMNKYLEEGTLTEEEVKLGVRTRTLATEIQPMLCGTAFKNKGVQRMLDAVIDYLPAPVDIPDVTGTDPDDEEKKLSRKADDAEKFSALAFKLMTDPFVGQLTFVRVYSGVLSKGETVLNAVKGKKERIGRIVQMMANDRVEVEEIRAGDIAACVGLKDVTTGETLCDIAAPIVLERMVFPEPVIAQAVEPKSKTDQEKMGIALSRLAAEDPSFRVRTDEESGQTIIAGMGELHLEIIVDRMKREFNVEANVGKPQVAYRETIRSTVKDVDGKFVRQSGGKGQYGHVVLTLEPQEAGKGFEFVDEIKGGVVPREYIPAVEKGVIEALTSGVLAGYPVVDVKVRLTFGSYHDVDSNEMAFKMAAIFGFKEAARKANPVILEPMMAVEVETPEDYAGTVMGDLSSRRGMVQGMDDMVGGGKAIKAEVPLSEMFGYATSLRSMTQGRASYTMEFKHYAEAPRNVAEAIVAARAK, from the coding sequence ATGGCTCGCAAGACCCCCATTGAGCGCTATCGCAACATCGGTATTTCCGCTCACATTGACGCAGGTAAGACAACCACTACAGAACGTATCCTGTTCTATACCGGTGTGACCCACAAGCTGGGCGAAGTGCACGACGGCGCTGCCACCACCGACTGGATGGAGCAAGAGCAAGAGCGTGGTATCACCATCACTTCCGCTGCAGTGACCTGCTTCTGGAAGGGTATGGATCTGTCCTACCCCGAGCACCGCTTCAACATCATCGACACCCCCGGCCACGTGGACTTCACGATTGAAGTGGAACGTTCCATGCGCGTGCTGGACGGTGCTTGCATGGTGTATTGCGCCGTGGGCGGCGTGCAGCCCCAGTCCGAAACCGTGTGGCGTCAGGCCAACAAGTACAAGGTGCCTCGCCTGGCCTTCGTGAACAAGATGGACCGTACCGGTGCCAACTTCTTCAAGGTCTATGAAGGCATGAAGACTCGCCTGAACGCGAACCCTGTGCCCGTGGTGATCCCAATCGGCGCTGAAGAAAACTTCCAGGGCGTGGTCGATCTGGTCAAGATGAAGGCCATCATCTGGGACGAAGCTTCCCAGGGCATGAAGTTCGAATACCAGGATATCCCCGCCGAGCTGGTGGAGACCGCCAACAAGTGGCGTGAAAACCTGGTGGAAGCCGCTGCCGAAGCTTCGGAAGAGCTGATGAACAAGTACCTGGAAGAAGGTACTCTGACTGAAGAAGAAGTGAAGCTCGGCGTGCGTACTCGTACCCTGGCCACCGAAATTCAGCCCATGCTGTGCGGCACCGCGTTCAAGAACAAGGGTGTGCAGCGCATGCTGGACGCCGTGATCGACTATCTGCCCGCTCCTGTGGACATTCCTGACGTTACCGGTACCGACCCCGATGACGAAGAGAAGAAGCTGAGCCGCAAGGCTGACGATGCTGAGAAGTTCTCGGCTCTGGCCTTCAAGCTGATGACCGACCCCTTCGTGGGCCAGCTGACTTTCGTGCGCGTGTACTCTGGCGTTCTGTCCAAGGGTGAGACCGTTCTGAATGCCGTCAAGGGCAAGAAGGAACGTATCGGCCGTATCGTGCAGATGATGGCCAACGACCGCGTGGAAGTGGAAGAAATCCGTGCTGGCGACATCGCTGCCTGCGTGGGCCTGAAGGACGTGACCACCGGTGAAACCCTGTGCGACATCGCAGCGCCTATCGTGCTGGAGCGCATGGTGTTCCCCGAGCCCGTGATTGCACAGGCTGTGGAGCCCAAGTCCAAGACCGACCAGGAAAAGATGGGTATCGCTCTGTCGCGTCTGGCTGCAGAAGATCCTTCCTTCCGCGTGCGTACCGACGAAGAATCCGGTCAGACCATCATCGCCGGTATGGGCGAACTGCACCTGGAAATCATCGTTGACCGCATGAAGCGCGAATTCAACGTGGAAGCCAACGTGGGCAAGCCCCAGGTTGCCTACCGCGAAACCATTCGCAGCACGGTCAAGGACGTGGACGGCAAGTTCGTTCGCCAGTCCGGCGGTAAGGGCCAGTACGGCCACGTGGTTCTGACTCTGGAACCCCAGGAAGCCGGCAAGGGCTTCGAGTTCGTCGACGAAATCAAGGGTGGTGTGGTTCCTCGCGAATACATCCCTGCGGTGGAGAAGGGCGTGATCGAAGCTCTGACTTCCGGCGTGCTGGCTGGCTACCCTGTGGTGGACGTCAAGGTTCGTCTGACCTTCGGTTCGTACCACGATGTGGACTCGAACGAAATGGCGTTCAAGATGGCCGCTATCTTCGGTTTCAAGGAAGCTGCCCGCAAGGCCAACCCCGTCATCCTGGAACCCATGATGGCTGTGGAAGTGGAAACGCCCGAAGACTACGCCGGTACCGTGATGGGCGATCTGTCCTCGCGTCGCGGCATGGTTCAGGGCATGGACGACATGGTTGGTGGCGGCAAGGCCATCAAGGCTGAAGTGCCTCTGTCCGAAATGTTCGGCTACGCCACTTCGCTGCGTTCCATGACTCAAGGTCGTGCCAGCTACACCATGGAATTCAAGCACTACGCTGAAGCTCCTCGTAACGTGGCTGAAGCCATCGTTGCTGCCCGCGCCAAGTAA
- the rpsQ gene encoding 30S ribosomal protein S17, whose protein sequence is MTEAKTSLKRTLIGKVVSDKRAKTVTVLVERRVKHPIYDKIMIKSSKYHAHDEQGEYKLGDVVEITESRPLSKTKNWVATRLVQKAALV, encoded by the coding sequence ATGACGGAAGCTAAAACATCCCTCAAGCGCACCTTGATTGGCAAGGTGGTCAGCGACAAGCGTGCCAAGACCGTGACCGTTCTGGTGGAACGCCGCGTCAAGCACCCCATCTACGACAAGATCATGATCAAGTCGAGCAAGTACCACGCTCACGACGAGCAAGGTGAGTACAAGCTGGGTGACGTGGTTGAAATCACCGAGAGCCGTCCTCTCTCCAAGACCAAGAACTGGGTTGCTACCCGCTTGGTTCAAAAGGCTGCCCTGGTGTAA
- the rpmC gene encoding 50S ribosomal protein L29 yields MTKSAELRQKDVAGLEAEVKSLQKAHFGLRMQKATQQLGNTATIKATRRDIARAKTILAEKQAAK; encoded by the coding sequence ATGACGAAATCTGCTGAACTCCGCCAAAAAGACGTGGCTGGTCTGGAAGCTGAAGTGAAGTCCCTGCAAAAGGCTCACTTCGGTCTGCGCATGCAAAAGGCCACGCAACAACTGGGCAACACTGCGACCATCAAGGCTACACGCCGTGACATCGCTCGTGCCAAGACCATCCTTGCTGAAAAGCAAGCCGCCAAGTAA
- the rpsG gene encoding 30S ribosomal protein S7, with amino-acid sequence MPRRREVPKREILPDPKFGNVELSKFMNVIMEGGKKAVAERIIYGALDLIEKKHPGKDPLEAFVVAINNVKPMVEVKSRRVGGANYQVPVEVRPVRRLALAMRWIKEASRKRGEKSMAQRLANELLEATEGRGGAMKRRDEVHRMAEANKAFSHFRF; translated from the coding sequence ATGCCACGTCGTCGCGAAGTCCCCAAACGTGAAATCCTGCCGGATCCCAAGTTCGGCAATGTAGAGCTGTCCAAATTCATGAACGTGATCATGGAAGGCGGCAAGAAGGCGGTTGCTGAGCGCATCATTTACGGCGCTCTGGACCTGATCGAGAAGAAGCACCCCGGCAAAGACCCTCTGGAAGCTTTCGTTGTTGCCATCAACAACGTCAAGCCCATGGTCGAAGTGAAGTCCCGCCGTGTTGGCGGTGCCAACTACCAGGTGCCCGTGGAAGTGCGTCCCGTCCGTCGTCTGGCTCTGGCCATGCGCTGGATCAAGGAAGCCTCCCGCAAGCGTGGCGAGAAGTCCATGGCTCAACGCCTGGCCAACGAGCTGCTGGAAGCTACGGAAGGCCGTGGCGGCGCCATGAAGCGTCGTGACGAAGTGCACCGTATGGCCGAAGCCAACAAGGCCTTCAGCCACTTCCGCTTCTAA
- the tuf gene encoding elongation factor Tu produces MAKEKFERTKPHVNVGTIGHVDHGKTTLTAAIATVLSKHFGGEAKDYSQIDNAPEEKARGITINTSHVEYETANRHYAHVDCPGHADYVKNMITGAAQMDGAILVCSAADGPMPQTREHILLSRQVGVPYIIVFLNKADMVDDEELLELVEMEVRELLSKYDFPGDDTPIIRGSAKLALEGDQSDKGEPAILKLAEALDTYIPTPERAVDGAFVMPVEDVFSISGRGTVVTGRIERGIVKVGEEIEIVGIKDTVKTTVTGVEMFRKLLDQGQAGDNVGLLLRGTKREDVERGQVLCKPGSIKPHTNFTAEVYVLSKDEGGRHTPFFNNYRPQFYFRTTDVTGSIELPEGKEMVMPGDNVSITVKLISPIAMEEGLRFAIREGGRTVGAGVVATIIA; encoded by the coding sequence ATGGCAAAAGAAAAGTTTGAACGTACCAAGCCCCACGTGAACGTGGGCACCATCGGTCACGTTGACCACGGCAAGACCACCCTGACTGCTGCTATCGCTACCGTGCTGTCCAAGCACTTCGGCGGTGAAGCCAAGGACTACTCGCAGATCGACAACGCCCCCGAAGAAAAGGCTCGTGGTATCACGATCAACACTTCGCACGTTGAGTACGAAACTGCCAACCGCCACTACGCTCACGTGGACTGCCCCGGCCACGCTGACTATGTGAAGAACATGATCACTGGTGCCGCTCAGATGGACGGCGCTATCCTGGTTTGCTCCGCTGCTGACGGCCCCATGCCCCAGACTCGCGAGCACATCCTGCTGTCGCGTCAGGTGGGCGTGCCCTACATCATCGTGTTCCTGAACAAGGCCGACATGGTGGACGACGAAGAACTGCTGGAACTGGTCGAAATGGAAGTGCGCGAGCTGCTGTCCAAGTACGACTTCCCCGGTGACGACACCCCCATCATCCGCGGCTCCGCCAAGCTGGCCCTGGAAGGTGATCAGTCCGACAAGGGCGAGCCTGCCATCCTGAAGCTGGCCGAAGCTCTGGACACCTACATCCCCACTCCCGAGCGTGCTGTTGACGGCGCCTTCGTGATGCCCGTGGAAGACGTGTTCTCCATCTCCGGTCGTGGTACCGTGGTGACTGGCCGTATCGAGCGCGGTATCGTCAAGGTCGGCGAAGAAATCGAAATCGTCGGTATCAAGGACACCGTCAAGACCACCGTCACCGGCGTGGAAATGTTCCGCAAGCTGCTGGACCAAGGTCAGGCTGGCGACAACGTGGGCCTGCTGCTGCGCGGCACCAAGCGTGAAGACGTGGAACGCGGCCAAGTGCTGTGCAAGCCCGGCTCCATCAAGCCCCACACCAACTTCACTGCTGAAGTTTACGTGCTGTCGAAGGACGAAGGCGGTCGCCACACTCCTTTCTTCAACAACTACCGTCCCCAGTTCTACTTCCGTACAACTGACGTGACCGGCTCCATCGAACTGCCCGAAGGCAAGGAAATGGTGATGCCTGGCGATAACGTGTCGATCACTGTGAAGCTGATCTCCCCCATCGCCATGGAAGAAGGTCTGCGCTTCGCTATCCGCGAAGGTGGTCGTACTGTGGGCGCCGGTGTGGTTGCCACGATCATTGCCTAA
- the rpsC gene encoding 30S ribosomal protein S3 — protein sequence MGQKIHPTGFRLAVSRNWASRWYASNRDFAGMLAEDIKVREYLKAKLKNAAVARVLIERPAKNARITIFSARPGVVIGKKGEDIEALKKELAARLGVPVAVNIEEVRKPEIDAKLIADSICQQLEKRIMFRRAMKRAMQNAMRLGAQGIKIMSSGRLNGIEIARTEWYREGRVPLHTLRADIDYGFSEAKTTYGIIGVKVWVYKGDTLGRNDLPAVETPRPEDERRPRGPRRDGRRDGRDGAGRGGRRPAGTNAAPADGSDKPAGAGADSVKRVRKADAPATAADGKGE from the coding sequence ATGGGACAGAAAATCCATCCTACCGGCTTCCGTCTGGCGGTGAGCCGCAACTGGGCAAGCCGCTGGTACGCTAGCAACCGTGACTTCGCCGGCATGCTGGCCGAAGACATCAAGGTGCGCGAGTACCTGAAGGCCAAGCTGAAGAACGCTGCCGTGGCTCGCGTTCTGATCGAGCGTCCTGCCAAGAACGCCCGTATCACCATTTTCTCGGCTCGTCCGGGCGTGGTGATCGGCAAGAAGGGTGAAGACATCGAGGCCCTGAAGAAGGAACTCGCTGCTCGCCTGGGCGTGCCCGTGGCTGTGAACATCGAAGAAGTGCGCAAGCCCGAAATCGATGCCAAGCTGATCGCTGACTCCATCTGCCAACAGCTGGAAAAGCGCATCATGTTCCGCCGCGCCATGAAGCGTGCCATGCAGAACGCCATGCGTCTGGGTGCTCAAGGCATCAAGATCATGTCTTCCGGTCGTCTGAACGGTATCGAAATCGCTCGTACCGAGTGGTACCGCGAAGGCCGCGTGCCTCTGCACACTCTGCGTGCCGACATCGACTACGGCTTCTCCGAAGCCAAGACGACTTACGGCATCATCGGCGTGAAGGTCTGGGTCTACAAGGGTGACACCCTGGGCCGTAACGATCTGCCCGCCGTGGAAACGCCCCGTCCTGAAGACGAGCGTCGTCCCCGTGGTCCCCGTCGTGACGGTCGCCGTGATGGCCGTGATGGCGCTGGCCGTGGTGGCCGTCGTCCCGCAGGCACCAATGCCGCTCCTGCCGATGGCAGCGACAAGCCTGCTGGCGCTGGTGCTGATTCCGTTAAGCGCGTTCGTAAGGCCGACGCGCCCGCTACAGCAGCGGACGGTAAAGGAGAATAA
- the rplV gene encoding 50S ribosomal protein L22, with protein MSETRAVLRGVRLSVDKGRLVADLIRGKKVDQALNILQFTQKKAAVIVKKVLESAIANAEHNDGADIDELKVKTIYVEQGTTLKRFTARAKGRGNRISKPTCHIYVTVGN; from the coding sequence ATGTCTGAAACACGTGCTGTTCTCCGTGGCGTCCGCCTGTCTGTTGACAAGGGTCGCCTGGTCGCGGATCTGATCCGCGGCAAGAAGGTGGATCAAGCTCTGAACATTCTCCAGTTCACGCAGAAAAAAGCTGCCGTGATCGTGAAGAAGGTTCTGGAATCCGCTATCGCCAACGCTGAGCACAACGACGGCGCCGATATCGACGAACTGAAGGTCAAGACCATCTACGTCGAGCAAGGCACTACGCTCAAGCGTTTCACTGCTCGCGCCAAGGGCCGCGGCAACCGCATCAGCAAGCCTACCTGCCACATCTACGTGACAGTGGGTAACTGA
- the rplP gene encoding 50S ribosomal protein L16, with product MLQPARRKFRKEQKGRNTGIATRGNSVAFGDFGLKSTDRGRLTARQIEAARRAISRHVKRGGRIWIRVFPDKPISTKPAEVRMGNGKGNPEYYVAEIQPGKVIYEIVGVPEELAREAFRLAAAKLPLRTTFVSRHIGA from the coding sequence ATGCTGCAACCTGCACGCCGCAAGTTCCGTAAGGAACAAAAAGGCCGCAACACCGGCATCGCTACCCGTGGCAACTCCGTTGCCTTCGGCGATTTCGGTTTGAAGTCTACTGACCGTGGTCGTCTGACCGCACGCCAGATCGAAGCTGCACGTCGTGCAATTTCCCGTCACGTCAAGCGTGGTGGTCGTATCTGGATCCGCGTGTTCCCGGACAAGCCCATCTCTACCAAGCCCGCCGAAGTGCGTATGGGTAACGGTAAGGGCAATCCCGAGTACTACGTGGCCGAAATCCAGCCCGGCAAGGTGATCTACGAAATCGTGGGTGTGCCTGAAGAGCTGGCCCGTGAAGCGTTCCGCCTGGCTGCTGCAAAGCTGCCTCTGCGCACGACCTTCGTGTCCCGTCACATTGGTGCTTAA
- the rplB gene encoding 50S ribosomal protein L2: MAVIKLKPTTPGQRGAVKVTRDHLHKGEGFAPLLEAQFQKAGRNNNGHITTRHKGGGHKHHYRVVDFKRNKDGIPAKVERIEYDPNRTAHIALVCYADGERRYVIAPRNLEVGATIISGSEAPIRVGNTLPIRNIPVGSTIHCIELKIGAGAQIARSAGTSATLLAREGIYAQVRMRSGEVRKVHIECRATIGEVANEEHSLRRLGKAGVKRWMGIRPTVRGTVMNPVDHPHGGGEGKTGEGRHPVDPWGNLTKGYRTRNNKRTQTMIVSRRKK, translated from the coding sequence ATGGCTGTTATCAAGCTCAAACCTACGACCCCCGGCCAACGCGGCGCGGTGAAGGTTACTCGCGACCACCTGCACAAGGGTGAGGGCTTTGCCCCCCTGCTGGAAGCTCAATTCCAGAAGGCCGGTCGTAATAACAACGGTCACATCACAACTCGCCACAAGGGCGGTGGTCACAAGCACCACTACCGTGTGGTGGACTTCAAGCGCAACAAGGACGGTATCCCCGCCAAGGTTGAGCGCATTGAATACGATCCCAACCGTACTGCCCACATCGCTCTGGTGTGCTATGCAGACGGCGAGCGTCGCTACGTCATTGCTCCTCGCAACCTGGAAGTCGGCGCTACCATCATCAGTGGCTCCGAAGCTCCTATCCGCGTGGGCAACACCCTGCCTATCCGCAACATCCCCGTGGGCTCGACCATCCACTGCATCGAACTGAAGATCGGTGCCGGTGCTCAGATCGCTCGCTCGGCTGGTACCTCCGCCACTCTGCTGGCTCGCGAAGGCATCTACGCTCAAGTGCGTATGCGTTCGGGCGAAGTCCGCAAGGTGCACATCGAGTGCCGCGCCACCATCGGTGAAGTTGCCAACGAAGAACACAGCCTGCGCCGTCTGGGCAAGGCCGGTGTGAAGCGTTGGATGGGTATTCGTCCTACCGTCCGCGGTACGGTCATGAACCCTGTCGACCACCCGCACGGTGGTGGTGAAGGTAAGACCGGTGAAGGCCGTCACCCAGTTGACCCATGGGGCAATCTGACGAAGGGCTACCGCACCCGTAACAACAAGCGCACACAGACAATGATCGTGTCGCGCCGTAAGAAGTAA